A genome region from Deltaproteobacteria bacterium includes the following:
- a CDS encoding sulfotransferase translates to MTTINYDSCQDPSFFLIGMPRSGTSLLQAVINASGNLYLTSECHWMPYIKKASILVNTFASEISGIEKLRVEKLFKDNIRLLNRSIVNHAGRWGMQVIGSNNAGALDYLIDLYPGSRFIFLVRDPRDLLLSIIRTGMGAGVGAFPVQAHNSLLLINQIMKRFSDRFMLLRYEDLVSSPEKSIHKLCSFLECNYSERMLFPLTQRISGNENPALSEEGLKKGILLFNKSVINRWKSQLLDDDLLDLNCIFRSLKEFEYDVYEYSNLKLSVEAENAFSAHLNGACLKDGTTLVQSSESLIDIKSVGVVGLEITEGRDSIRRIHIQDLGELMPSKIYNNRYLLRIADGKPYDVIKRPFVYTWPLFKTFISLPSGSRVGIYSAGGSTRSFLEKIDLVEYRWDCIIDTYRRGSMNRIPIIGLEDAMKWDLDYIFVTSIHYYNEIRNELFNKGLNERDDFCLICFAHQEVG, encoded by the coding sequence GACCACAATAAACTATGATTCCTGTCAAGACCCATCCTTTTTTTTGATAGGTATGCCGAGGTCAGGAACCAGTTTACTGCAAGCAGTTATTAATGCCTCCGGAAATCTTTATCTTACTTCTGAATGCCATTGGATGCCCTATATCAAAAAAGCAAGCATTCTTGTCAACACTTTTGCTTCTGAAATTAGTGGCATTGAAAAATTACGTGTAGAAAAATTATTCAAAGATAACATCCGACTCCTCAATCGGAGTATTGTAAATCATGCCGGGCGTTGGGGGATGCAGGTTATCGGAAGCAACAATGCAGGTGCCCTTGATTATCTTATCGATCTCTATCCAGGCTCTCGTTTTATTTTCCTGGTAAGGGACCCCAGGGACTTGTTGCTGTCAATAATTCGGACGGGCATGGGAGCTGGCGTAGGGGCGTTTCCCGTCCAGGCTCATAATTCGTTGTTATTGATCAATCAAATAATGAAACGATTTTCCGATAGATTTATGCTCTTACGTTATGAAGATCTCGTTTCAAGCCCTGAAAAATCCATTCACAAACTTTGCTCTTTCTTAGAATGTAATTATTCTGAAAGGATGTTATTCCCTTTGACACAGCGCATCTCGGGGAATGAAAATCCAGCTCTGTCAGAAGAAGGATTAAAAAAAGGAATATTGTTATTCAACAAGAGTGTTATTAATCGTTGGAAATCACAGCTTCTCGATGATGATTTATTGGATCTGAATTGTATCTTTAGATCCCTTAAAGAATTTGAATATGATGTTTATGAGTACAGCAATTTAAAATTGTCGGTGGAGGCGGAAAACGCTTTTTCCGCTCATCTTAACGGCGCTTGCTTAAAGGACGGTACAACACTGGTTCAATCGTCTGAAAGCCTGATCGATATTAAATCAGTTGGTGTAGTGGGCCTTGAAATTACGGAAGGAAGAGACTCGATTCGAAGAATACATATTCAGGACCTTGGGGAGCTAATGCCTTCTAAAATATACAACAATAGATATTTATTGAGAATTGCAGATGGAAAACCATATGATGTAATAAAACGACCCTTTGTATATACCTGGCCATTATTTAAAACCTTCATTTCGCTCCCTTCCGGATCTCGAGTAGGAATCTATTCTGCAGGGGGATCTACAAGATCGTTTTTGGAAAAGATCGATCTAGTGGAATATCGTTGGGACTGCATTATTGATACATATCGACGAGGATCAATGAACAGGATTCCAATCATTGGGTTGGAAGATGCCATGAAATGGGATCTTGATTATATCTTTGTCACAAGTATTCATTATTACAATGAAATTAGAAATGAATTATTCAATAAGGGACTCAATGAAAGGGATGATTTTTGCCTGATTTGTTTTGCACACCAGGAAGTCGGTTAA